The genomic DNA AAAAGCTTGGCTGGATGATCGCACCCGCTGAAGACACTGCATTAAACGAACTCGGTTTATCGACACAAGTACCCGCTAAATACACATTTATTAGCGATGGACCCTCGAAAAAATATACATTGGACAATGGAATAGATATTTACTTTAAACATAAAGCAAATAAGGAAATATCGAAGCTATCCAAAAAAGAAGCAATTGTCATTGAAGCCATTTAAACAATTTCACAAGAGAAAATGAATGACCAAATTCGTGAAAAATTTTCAACACATTGACTGAAGATGAAATGAAGCATTTATTAGAACAAGGGAAATCCATGCGCTACGAGATATACGACGAATTGAAAAATATGCAAGATAGGCATGATTACTTACATTGAGCCTCTTAGCGGTTTTAGGCTTTGCCTTTGTCATCGGTACGCAATCATATGTTCAACATAAAGAAGTCGCCTTAGCGAAAAGCCATTGTCATGATATCGGCGGGACACCTCATGTTGACACTGACTTTCTTTCACTGAAGTACTGTT from Litoribacterium kuwaitense includes the following:
- a CDS encoding DUF6088 family protein — encoded protein: MGASPNKVAEKLGEKLGWMIAPAEDTALNELGLSTQVPAKYTFISDGPSKKYTLDNGIDIYFKHKANKEISKLSKKEAIVIEAI